Proteins encoded in a region of the Uloborus diversus isolate 005 chromosome 1, Udiv.v.3.1, whole genome shotgun sequence genome:
- the LOC129218779 gene encoding glutamyl-tRNA(Gln) amidotransferase subunit B, mitochondrial-like — MTFLKRLPKQIFYSCKRLSSNKTSNSKWETVVGLEIHAQINAKSKLFSSAGTNFGAPTNTEVSYFDAAIPGTLPVLNKYCVEAGILTALALNCTVNKKSTFDRKHYFYPDLPAGYQITQQFNPLANNGYITFVVCSKSQGDEPYECRCNLKQIQLEQDSGRSFHVANKKSFVDLNRVGIGLMELVFEPDLRNGIEASSLVKELMLILRKINTCSCEMEEGALRVDANISVNQVGESLGVRTEVKNINSLRFIAQAIDFEISRQINILEKGGIVSNETRAFDYHSKETVYMRDKEALQDYRFMPEPNLPPIRLSDDVDATDDYCISVNKLREKLPKLPSVERAELMSKYKVPYNIADIFVSTDGLRSMFETIACTVPDVMYISNFLLNNVQHQLNIRKLTFKNW; from the exons TTGTAAAAGGTTATCTTCTAACAAAACCTCGAATTCCAAATGGGAGACAGTAGTTGGATTAGAGATTCATGCACAAATTAATGCAAAATCAAAGTTGTTCTCTAGTGCTGGTACAAATTTTGGTGCTCCAACAAACACCGAAGTTTCCTATTTTGATGCAGCTATTCCTGGAACTTTGCCT GTGCTGAACAAATATTGTGTGGAAGCTGGAATTTTGACTGCACTTGCATTAAATTGCACTGTGAATAAAAAATCCACATTTGACAGGAAGCACTACTTTTATCCAGATTTACCA GCTGGCTATCAAATAACCCAACAGTTTAATCCTCTTGCAAATAATGGATACATTACTTTTGTAGTGTGTAGTAAATCACAGGGTGATGAGCCTTATGAATGTAGAtgtaatttgaaacaaattcaactAGAGCAAGACAGTGGGCGGAGTTTTCACGTAGCCAACAAAAAAAGCTTTGTTGATCTAAATAGAG taggTATTGGACTAATGGAACTTGTTTTTGAACCTGATTTGAGGAATGGAATTGAAGCTTCCTCTTTGGTAAAAGAGCTAATGCTTATACTAAGGAAAATAAACACCTGTTCTTGTGAAATGGAAG AGGGAGCATTACGGGTTGATGCCAATATTTCAGTAAACCAAGTTGGAGAATCGCTTGGTGTCAGAACTGAAGTTAAAAATATCAATAGTTTACGCTTCATTGCACAAGCAATAG ATTTTGAAATAAGCAGGCAGATAAATATCCTAGAAAAAGGAGGCATAGTTTCAAATGAAACAAGAGCTTTTGACTACCACTCAAA AGAAACTGTGTATATGAGAGACAAAGAAGCACTTCAGGATTATCGCTTTATGCCTGAACCAAATCTCCCTCCTATACGACTAAGTGATGATGTTGATGCAACTGATGATTATTGTATATCAGTTAATAAATTGCGTGAAAAGCTTCCAAAGCTTCCATCTGTTGAGCGAGCAGAACTGATGAGCAAATATAAGGTGCCATATAATATTGCTGACATATTTGTG agCACTGATGGTTTAAGATCTATGTTTGAAACAATTGCCTGTACTGTCCCTGATGTTATGTATATCAGTAATTTTCTATTGAATAATGTTCAGCATCAGTTGAACATCAGGAAACTCACATTTAAAAATTGGTAA